Within the Butyrivibrio sp. AE3004 genome, the region GCGCTCCCTTTACACCCAGTAAATCCGGATAACGCTTGCCCCCTACGTATTACCGCGGCTGCTGGCACGTAGTTAGCCGGGGCTTCTTAGTCAGGTACCGTCATCTCCCCGAAGGGTCTTTCTTCCCTGCTGATAGAGCTTTACATACCGAGATACTTCTTCACTCACGCGGCGTCGCTGCATCAGGCTTTCGCCCATTGTGCAATATCCCCCACTGCTGCCTCCCGTAGGAGTTTGGGCCGTGTCTCAGTCCCAATGTGGCCGTCCGACCTCTCAGTCCGGCTACAGATCGTTGCTTTGGTAGGCCGTTACCCCACCAACTGGCTAATCTGACGCGGGCCCATCTCGTACCACCGGAGTTTTTCACACTGTGTCATGCGACACCGTGCGCTTATGCGGTATTAACAGTCGTTTCCAACTGTTATCCCCCGGTACGAGGCAGGTTGCCCACGCGTTACTCACCCGTCCGCCACTAAGAATATACAATCTTTGACCGAAGTCTCGGAAGCGTATATTCTCCGTTCGACTTGCATGTGTTAGGCACGCCGCCAGCGTTCATCCTGAGCCAGGATCGAACTCTCACGTTTAAATGTTCTATCAGGATCTCTCCTGATCTCGTTCGTCTGACCAGAACTTAAGCTTGGCTTTTGTTCTGTCCGTTTTTACCTTGTTAGGTTTGTTTTGTTCTCTGAATATTCTTTTTTGGAATTTTCAGGGTTGCATTACTATTTCATTGTCAATGTGCTGTTTGTATCGCTTGGCTTGTCAGCCGCAACTCTGATAGGATATCATGTCGTGTGCTTTCTGTCAAGAACTTTTTTTGCTTTTTTCGAAAGTTTTTATCGATCAGTTATCAGCTCTCAGATATTACTCTCTCGAAGTGAGCGAAATTGATTATAGCATTACTTACACAGCAATGCAACCAATAATTTCAAAAATTGTAAAAGAAATTGCTGAATCAATCCTATAGCCTATTATATACTGGATCAACATAACCCACATGTATGTTTCCAATACGCCAAAACACGCCCCAAGGAACTTATTGGTCTTACTCAGAATCGGAATTTTACCTGAACCTTTAGTTCCTTTTGCGATGCCCTGTATTATTCTGTATATTGCAACAACAATTGCAATCTGAACAACCGTCTTAATAATATGCAGATTTTCTCCGTGCAGAATTTTTCCAATCGAGCCTGCAGAGAGATTAAAAATCACAAATCCTACTGCAAGTCCGGCAATTTCAATAAGTTCGTTAACAAGTCCGTATTTATAGCCATAAGCAATTCGCCATAATAATACAATTAAAACCGCAAGTGATACTATCACCTGCGGCATTGAAATAAATGTCATAACATCCATAATTCACAACCTTATATTTTCAGAATACATTCGTCATATATTACGTTACTTTTTTAAACCAAATATTATTTATAAAACTTTCACTATATTAATATAGTAATTTAATAAAACTTTCACCATATTAATATAGTAACTTAATAAAACTTTCAGATTATTTGAGTTCAAGAGTATCAATCGAATTCTCGGTAACCAAAATGAATTTACTTCTGACATTTGTAGGAATCATTACTTTTACAGCACGATCAAAACTTCCTCTGAATTTTTCATTCCCCTTCATATCATAAAGTATATATTCTCCATCACCATAAACAAGAATCTGTCCACTTTCAAATAAAACATCTGCATACTCAGTATCGAAAAAAATGGTAGTTTCAAGATTACCTGTTTCATCATATATCTGAAGTCTGTATGCACCCTCTTCTGTATTATTCACAAACACAACACCAACATGTGAATCATTAAAGAAAACAGATCGTATTTCTTCCTCTCCCGTAAGGCTTTCTGTCTGACTTGTCGGAACCTCCTTACCTGAGAAAAACATAATTCTGTCATCCGCCACTGCAAAAGTCTTCGAATCATTCATGAACTGTACATAAGGCACAACAACATTTGGATAGTCGTAACCACTTGCATAATTGTCAGCAAGATTCTGACCTACCGCACCAAAGTTAAAGAATGCAACACTCGTTTTCAACTGTCCGCTGTCTGCCTTAAGATATGAAACACAGACCAGTTCACCACTGGGTGATATTGCAATATCCACCGGATATCCGCTATCCTGCATGGTTGTCTTAAAGCTTGCAAGAGTATTCCCCGAAGCATCAAAAAGGTAAATCCATGTAACGTTCTTATCATCAAGAACTGCCGCAACAACACCCTGAGAAGCCACGCAAAAGTCTCTGATGGGCAGATTGGTGTCTATTTCCCCCAAAGCTCCACTTGTATTAGCCACGTAAATGTTGTGGCCGTTGTAGTCTCCTATAGCCACAACATCTTTGCATGTATGTACTGTAGGATTTTGCATCTGATATGTCTGATTCCAAAGCTGCTGACCGGATCCATCCAAACAACTGGCACCATCTTTACTATATGTCAGAATATGGCCACCCAGGTTGATAGCTTTGGCACCTTGCGCATCCGTGATCCTTACCGTTGAAATTATGGAGCTTTCAGTAAAATGTTTATC harbors:
- a CDS encoding DUF5711 family protein; this encodes MAEVKDFTKYIKKLQRNNSTGDDRDDDPFAALNGDYDWDEEDDLPDVSSEDYESSGPSYRERIRKHRIAVFIRTIVVLVITVFVVVAVYVSWRDKHFTESSIISTVRITDAQGAKAINLGGHILTYSKDGASCLDGSGQQLWNQTYQMQNPTVHTCKDVVAIGDYNGHNIYVANTSGALGEIDTNLPIRDFCVASQGVVAAVLDDKNVTWIYLFDASGNTLASFKTTMQDSGYPVDIAISPSGELVCVSYLKADSGQLKTSVAFFNFGAVGQNLADNYASGYDYPNVVVPYVQFMNDSKTFAVADDRIMFFSGKEVPTSQTESLTGEEEIRSVFFNDSHVGVVFVNNTEEGAYRLQIYDETGNLETTIFFDTEYADVLFESGQILVYGDGEYILYDMKGNEKFRGSFDRAVKVMIPTNVRSKFILVTENSIDTLELK
- a CDS encoding CvpA family protein gives rise to the protein MDVMTFISMPQVIVSLAVLIVLLWRIAYGYKYGLVNELIEIAGLAVGFVIFNLSAGSIGKILHGENLHIIKTVVQIAIVVAIYRIIQGIAKGTKGSGKIPILSKTNKFLGACFGVLETYMWVMLIQYIIGYRIDSAISFTIFEIIGCIAV